The DNA segment ATTATTTGTGAAGCTGCATTAAGCATTTCAGATTTATTTTTTTGACCCATTATTCCAGTTCCTATTAATATTGCATCTGTTCCTGCTTCAGCCAAGCGTAATGCATCTTCAGGTCCTTTCACACCACTCTCAGATACAAAGACTACTTCAGGGGGTATGTGCTCTGCAAGTTTTTCCGTTACCCTGAGATCAATTGTGAAGTCCTTGAAGTTTCTGTTGTTAACCCCTATTAACTGGGCTCCTGATTTTAGGGCATTTTCTATATCTTCTCGGCTTCTGCACTCCACCAGTGCATCCATTCCAAGTGTGGAAGCAAGTTCAATACCACTCATGAGTTCAGGGTACACTCCTGACATCAATAGAACTGCTCTTGCACCTGAAAGTTTTGCCTCGTATATCTGGTACTCCTCTAGCAGAAAGTCCTTTCTGAGGAGTGGGAGTTCTGTTATTTTTGAAGCAGACTTCAGGTTGTTGAGGCTGCCTTTGAAATAATCTTCCTCTGTTAGGATTGAAACTGCACTGGCACCTGCAACCTCAAAAACATCAAGGGCATCTTCAATTTTGGTCCCTGATATATCTCCCATGGAGGGTGATGCTGGTTTGTACTCGCAGATAACACGCACATTTTCATCAGAAGTTAATGCATTCTTAAATGAATTATGTTCATTATTTGAATTAAATTTTGGGCCTGGAAATTTCTCATTATCCAGAATTTCTTCAACCTGGTTTTTCAACTGTATCAATGGTTTTGATTTCATTGTGCTTTGAAGTGTTTTCTGTCTCTGGTTTAGGATTTCCTGAATTTTTATCATGAACCTATCTCCAGAAAGTTTTTGAGTATCTTGAGTCCTTCACTTGTTCCAACAGATTCCGGGTGAAATTGAAGGCCGTAAATTGGGAATTCACGGTGTTTTATTCCCATTATGAGATTATCCTCAGTTTTTGCAGTGACTTCCATGCTTTCAGGCGTTTTTTCTGCATCACAGAGCAGTGAATGGTACCTGGCAGCATTTAACGGGTTTTTAACCCCTCTAAAGAGGCCTTTACCGTTGTGGATTATCTCACTCTGTTTTCCATGAACAGGTTCTGTTAAAATTATCTTACCTCCAAAAGCTGAAAATATCCCCTGATGTCCAAGACAAACTCCTAAGATTGGTATTTCAGGCCCAAGTTCCCTTATGACCTGCATGCAGACTCCGAAGTCTCCCCGGTTTTCAGGGTTTCCAGGTCCTGGAGATATTATTATTTTTTGAGGTTGAAGCTTCCTTATTTCATCTACAGTGATTTCATCGTTTCTTTTAACGATTATATCCTCTTGGATCTGACCTACCATCTGGTACAGGTTGTAGGTGAATGAATCGTAGTTGTCGAGTATCAGAATCATTCAATCTCATCCCCTGACTTGATTGTGGAACTGGAACACTTGGAACCTGAATTTGAATTTAAATTTGAATCTGAATCGGAATCCCCTGAAACTTCAAGTGCTTTTAAAAGTGCTCCTGCCTTATTTTCACATTCATGGTACTCATTTTCAGGTACTGAGTCATGAACTATTCCTGCACCTGCCTGTATTCTTCCAGTGTTTCCTTCGCAGACCATGGTTCTTATGGTGATTGCAAAATCTGCGTTTCCATTTAAGGAGAAGTATCCCACTGCCCCTGCATAAGGTCCTCGTGGAATTCCTTCGAGTTCGTTGATTATTTCCATTGCCCTTATCTTTGGAGCTCCGCTGAGTGTTCCTGCAGGAAACATTGCTTTGAATGCATCAACTGCTGTTTTGTCTTTTCTGAGTGTTCCCTGAACCTTGGAAACTATGTGCTGGACGTGGGAAAATTTTTTAACCCCCATGTACTCTGGAACATGGACGGATCCAAATTCACTGACCTTTCCAACGTCGTTTCTTGCAAGGTCCACGAGCATGAGGTGTTCTGCCCTTTCCTTCTCATCGGATAGGAGTTCACTTTGAAGTTTTTCATCCTCAAGGGTGTTTGAACCTCTTGGACATGTTCCTGCAATTGGGAAGGTTTCAATCTTTCTGTTTTCCACCCTTACAAGCATTTCAGGACTTGAACCTATTATTTCACGTTTTCCAAGTTTTAAGTGGTACATGTATGGGGAAGGATTGATTTTACGCAGTTTTTCATAGAATGATAACTTGTTACCCTCCAATTCATATTCCCTGGCATTGGATATGACACCCTGGAATATTTCACCGGCCCTTATTTTTTCCTTGGTTTTTCTGACCATTTCTTCATATTCTTCCTTGGAAAAATAATGGTTTTTTTCCTTGAAAGTTAAATCATCAATTTTGTAGTCCTTTTTTGAGAGTTCCTGGATTTCTTCAAGTCTGTTCTCTCCAAGGGTCACGTATTCACATTTGTTATGTATCCTGTCGAAGATTATTCCATCAAGAAAGAGTCCAAATTCAAAGTCAGGATAGGATCCCTCGGGTATGTCCACGGGTTCGAAGTGTCTCACAGCTTCGTAGGATACATAACCCACAAGACCCCCGTTGAATCCCTTTTTTCCTGTGTTTTTTGAGTTTATCTTCTTTATTTCATCGAAGGGGTTTTTAACCTCAAATTCCTCTTTTTCTCCATCATGCTCTATTTCAAGGGTGTTACCTTTAGCTCTGAAGGTTGCAGAGGGTTTGAATCCCAGTACTGAGTATCTTGCAAGTCCACTGTCACTTTCCATTGATTCCAGTAAAAATGCGCTTGAATAATTACTGTATATCCCTTTGAAGAGTTCAAATGGAGAATCAAAATCTACATCAATTGTTTGGGGTTCGTTTATTTTAATTCCAATTTCATCGAAGTTATATTCGCCAAAAACATTCACTGCCTTTCATATTTTCACCTTAAAAAGTATTTTATCTTGAATTTTTATCATGAATTTGATTTTATCAGCTGAATTTTTTCTATTAACTCAACTTCTTTTCATACCATAGTTTTTATCTCTAACTTATTCTTACATCATAGTACTATTTAAACCTTTAGAGTACATATTTGTACATAGTTTTAAATAGTTGTTCCTACTAAAGGAAGATCAGGCAGATATAAAGACAGGATCAAAAGGTAGTATCATAACGATGGAGAAATAACTATGTGGGACAGAGTAAAACATAAATTCGAGAAATTTCCAGCCAGGATGGCTGTTGCAAGGAAGATAGTGGAACTTGGACTTCGAGT comes from the Methanobacterium aggregans genome and includes:
- a CDS encoding anthranilate synthase component II, whose protein sequence is MILILDNYDSFTYNLYQMVGQIQEDIIVKRNDEITVDEIRKLQPQKIIISPGPGNPENRGDFGVCMQVIRELGPEIPILGVCLGHQGIFSAFGGKIILTEPVHGKQSEIIHNGKGLFRGVKNPLNAARYHSLLCDAEKTPESMEVTAKTEDNLIMGIKHREFPIYGLQFHPESVGTSEGLKILKNFLEIGS
- the trpE gene encoding anthranilate synthase component I, whose product is MNVFGEYNFDEIGIKINEPQTIDVDFDSPFELFKGIYSNYSSAFLLESMESDSGLARYSVLGFKPSATFRAKGNTLEIEHDGEKEEFEVKNPFDEIKKINSKNTGKKGFNGGLVGYVSYEAVRHFEPVDIPEGSYPDFEFGLFLDGIIFDRIHNKCEYVTLGENRLEEIQELSKKDYKIDDLTFKEKNHYFSKEEYEEMVRKTKEKIRAGEIFQGVISNAREYELEGNKLSFYEKLRKINPSPYMYHLKLGKREIIGSSPEMLVRVENRKIETFPIAGTCPRGSNTLEDEKLQSELLSDEKERAEHLMLVDLARNDVGKVSEFGSVHVPEYMGVKKFSHVQHIVSKVQGTLRKDKTAVDAFKAMFPAGTLSGAPKIRAMEIINELEGIPRGPYAGAVGYFSLNGNADFAITIRTMVCEGNTGRIQAGAGIVHDSVPENEYHECENKAGALLKALEVSGDSDSDSNLNSNSGSKCSSSTIKSGDEIE
- a CDS encoding indole-3-glycerol phosphate synthase TrpC encodes the protein MIKIQEILNQRQKTLQSTMKSKPLIQLKNQVEEILDNEKFPGPKFNSNNEHNSFKNALTSDENVRVICEYKPASPSMGDISGTKIEDALDVFEVAGASAVSILTEEDYFKGSLNNLKSASKITELPLLRKDFLLEEYQIYEAKLSGARAVLLMSGVYPELMSGIELASTLGMDALVECRSREDIENALKSGAQLIGVNNRNFKDFTIDLRVTEKLAEHIPPEVVFVSESGVKGPEDALRLAEAGTDAILIGTGIMGQKNKSEMLNAASQIISSLNGSKIQRN